A genomic stretch from Pseudomonadota bacterium includes:
- a CDS encoding prevent-host-death protein — protein sequence MQQLSIRKMRSSLVQLDHLLEDAGELVLTRHGKAIARILPIRRQKKRPSHADLRRCMPCLDTVSAALIRRDRDER from the coding sequence ATGCAACAGCTGAGTATCCGGAAAATGCGCTCCTCTCTGGTACAATTGGATCATCTTTTAGAAGATGCCGGTGAGTTGGTCCTTACTCGTCATGGAAAGGCCATCGCCAGGATTCTGCCTATCCGTAGACAGAAAAAAAGGCCCAGTCATGCCGATTTGCGTCGTTGCATGCCTTGCCTTGATACGGTTTCCGCGGCATTGATTCGCAGAGATCGCGATGAACGCTGA